DNA sequence from the Borrelia puertoricensis genome:
TAAAAATAGCAGTGTAGAAAAATGGGAGTGTATTAATAATACTTATAATAATAAAAAAGAAGATAAGAACAGAATAAAATCTATAGAAAAATTACAAGTAGAAAAGTACGCTAAGAAATGCAATTTTAAATCAAATGCTTTTCTCTCTATTTTGAATTTAGAAGCGAACAAGGATTTTAAAATTCAATTATTGAAAGCTATTAAAATAGCTGAAGATATTGGGTGTAAAAGAATAAATGATATTAAACCAAATAACAGTAAACTTGAAAGTAAACAAAAAGAATTGAGTAAGATACTAGATGAGATAAAAGCCACTTTAGAGAATGAAGGGTATGACAGTAAACAATTAGAAACACAAATACAAAACGTATATGAACAATATAAAAATAAACCCCACTTTATCATAGAAAAAGATAAATACAGTGATTTAAAAAAGATAATAGTAAAACTTAAAAAAACAGTTGAATTTGCTAATAAAAATGCAAAAGAAAATGAAGGAAACATTAGAAATAACGTATTTAGCATACTTCTTGAACAATTAAGACACAAAGTAGACGTATCGATTTTAGTACCAATATTAAAGAATTATTTAAGCAAACAGAACAAATTAGAATATAGCAAGATATTTAGTAACCATTACTATCATGAACTTTTAGAGTTAATGGAAGATAATAAAGATAATTTACAATTAGGGGAATTCAAAAAAATTACTAGTTAAGGATTAGTTATGGAGAGTGTGTTAGAACGCCTTAAAGAGAAAAAGTTAGAAATTAAGGATAAAAGAGACAAACCTATCTTTATCAAGATAGAAAATAAAAATAATAAAACATTGTATCATACAAAGATTATGATGGATCTGTTTTCATTTGGCATTAATAAAAATCAGCAATACAAATTTTTTATTGCATTTAGAGGATTATTTAATAGAGAAAAGATAGAATTTTTCAGTTTATTTGCTTTAAGAGATAATGATAAATTCTTAGGTATTTATTATGGTTATAGAAAACCAATAAAAAATGTAGTTAGAAGATATGAAGATAATGGGGTTATGAAGGCATCTACATTTTCAAAAGTTTATTACATAGAATTTAGATTTAAAAAAGGTAGTGTGTTTTGCTATTTAAGAGGAATTTCTTACTTACTTAGAAAAGATAAAACAGATACAAAGTATTACAAATCTTTAATTGAAAAACTTACGAATTTGGAGCAACAAGTGTACGAATTTTACAATAAAAAGCCATCAGATGGAGGTCTTATAAACAAATGGATAGAAAAAAAGCAAGGGTGATAACAATTGCATCAATTAAAGGTGGTGTTGGAAAAAGTACAAGTGCTATCATACTTTCTAACCTACTAGCAGACAAGTGCAAGGTACTTTTAATTGATATGGACGATCAAGCAAGTATTACAAGTTATTATTCTGATGAACTAGAAAATAAAAATATTGAGGTTTTTAAAATAAATATAGGAGAGGTTATAAAGAATAATTTAGATATTAGTAAAACTATTGTTAATATTGGTAATAATTTGGATCTAATACCTAGTTGTGTAAATGTAGATGATTTAAACACAGATTTTTATTGTGAAAATCGTCATTTTTTTATTGAAGGGATGTTAAAGAATAAGCTGAGTTCTGTAATAACTGATTATAGTTACATAATAATTGATACGAATCCCAAAAGAAATTTTACATTAAAGGCATCTCTGATAAGTAGTGATTATGTAATATCTCCTATGACAGCTGAAAAATGGTCTGTCGAAGCATTCGAGGTTTTGAGAGAATTTGTAAAAGAAGTAGCAGGTATACCTGTTCTTATAATTATAACTAGATTTAAAAAAAATATTACACACAAAACTTTATTGAATATTGTAAAGTCTCAAGATGAATTTTTAGGAGTCATAAGTGAAAGAGAAGATTTAAATAAGAGGATAGGATGTAATGAGAAATTTGATTTTACAAAAGATTATATTACTGAATATGTTGAAGTATTAGATTTGTTTTTATCTAAAACACAGTTATTGATTTAGCAAGGAAAGATTGTCCGATGCATCGGACAATCTTTCTAAGATATAAATTATTTATATTTATAAATTAATAGGTTAAAAGGAGATGTGTTAT
Encoded proteins:
- a CDS encoding DUF226 domain-containing protein, with amino-acid sequence MESVLERLKEKKLEIKDKRDKPIFIKIENKNNKTLYHTKIMMDLFSFGINKNQQYKFFIAFRGLFNREKIEFFSLFALRDNDKFLGIYYGYRKPIKNVVRRYEDNGVMKASTFSKVYYIEFRFKKGSVFCYLRGISYLLRKDKTDTKYYKSLIEKLTNLEQQVYEFYNKKPSDGGLINKWIEKKQG
- a CDS encoding ParA family protein produces the protein MDRKKARVITIASIKGGVGKSTSAIILSNLLADKCKVLLIDMDDQASITSYYSDELENKNIEVFKINIGEVIKNNLDISKTIVNIGNNLDLIPSCVNVDDLNTDFYCENRHFFIEGMLKNKLSSVITDYSYIIIDTNPKRNFTLKASLISSDYVISPMTAEKWSVEAFEVLREFVKEVAGIPVLIIITRFKKNITHKTLLNIVKSQDEFLGVISEREDLNKRIGCNEKFDFTKDYITEYVEVLDLFLSKTQLLI
- a CDS encoding plasmid maintenance protein, with product MRSTKKTTNKHQHKLIVLVSTLNYMNLNLNQYTQSNILYYFNNNMKKNDQKPVKLKTLQSYLYKLEKILGVTINYHKHLGVNMGTEVHYKLKYPKKECHLIINKHFRDKKEERHKKRVNAYFKKTCTKNSSVEKWECINNTYNNKKEDKNRIKSIEKLQVEKYAKKCNFKSNAFLSILNLEANKDFKIQLLKAIKIAEDIGCKRINDIKPNNSKLESKQKELSKILDEIKATLENEGYDSKQLETQIQNVYEQYKNKPHFIIEKDKYSDLKKIIVKLKKTVEFANKNAKENEGNIRNNVFSILLEQLRHKVDVSILVPILKNYLSKQNKLEYSKIFSNHYYHELLELMEDNKDNLQLGEFKKITS